From the Companilactobacillus ginsenosidimutans genome, the window CGAAAACTGTTGCCGGAACAACCATGAACAGAAGTATCCAGAAGTTGGCCCATGAAACAGGAGGCCCACCAACCCATGCTGGCTGTACAAAATTCATTATGACTCCACCAATAAAAAATGCCCAGGCGACAATGGGTAGGGTACCAAAATCATGTAATAATTTTATTGGCATCAATATGTATAGTGAATTAGACGCTGCTAACAAGAGTCCCCAGATAAGTGCAGTTAATGGAACGCTCAAGGTACTCAAATCACCTTGGGTAATTAGCAAGAATGTTCCCACAACTGCGAATAGTACCGTAATCATTTCCAAAAATGACGGCCATTTTCGATGTCGAATAGCAACGTAGGCAATGATTACAACCGGCGATGTAAACTGTAAAATAGTTGCCGTTGCCGCATTAGAATATTTAATTGTCATAAAATAAGTTAATTGAATTCCTAGCATTCCGAAAATACTAAAAATCAGAAGTGAAATTGCGCTCTTTTTCCCGTGCCAAACTGCAGTAGTGTACTTTAATCCTTTCGTCATCCAAGTAAATCCCAGAAGAATAAATCCAGCCAGAATCATTCTAAAACTAATGATCCAGTTAACTGTGATATGGGTGGTGCTGAACAAATATTGTGCAACATTACCAGTTGTTCCCCAAAGTATTTGACTAGTTAACGAAAGAATAATCCCCTTATTTCGCAAATGTTTAGCAGAAGAAATCGGCGTTAAAGCTTTCTCATCCAAAAGGTTGATCCCCAATCTCAATATTTTGAATGATGCATATTGTATACATCAATTCCAATGAAACGTAAATATATTTTTTAACTAGGCCGCCTTATGTCCGTTGATCGTTCTATTGAAGACAATTGGACAAACTAAACATGTGATAATTGCGGCTAAGGTAATTGCTCCAGCCTGAGTTTCAGTGATGATCTTCAAGCTTTTTCCAACTTCCAAAATGGGCAAAACTAAAGTAATAGTAGTGGCAGTCAAAACAGAGGCTGCCTTTGCCAATCTTTTTCCAAATCTTGGCTTGAAAACAAAGTAAACGATAGCTTTTGATAAGAAGAAGGCTATCAAGAATACTGGAATGAGTGTTAATGCTTTTGGATTAGCAAATAACTCACGTAGATTCAAATTAACCCCGGTGACGATGAAGAAAATAGGTATGAAAAATCCATATCCCATAGAACTCAATTTCTCTTGAGTTTCTTCTTTAGGTTGCAAAAGCTTCATAACTGCACCAGCAAGGAAAGCAC encodes:
- a CDS encoding EamA family transporter, with amino-acid sequence MDEKALTPISSAKHLRNKGIILSLTSQILWGTTGNVAQYLFSTTHITVNWIISFRMILAGFILLGFTWMTKGLKYTTAVWHGKKSAISLLIFSIFGMLGIQLTYFMTIKYSNAATATILQFTSPVVIIAYVAIRHRKWPSFLEMITVLFAVVGTFLLITQGDLSTLSVPLTALIWGLLLAASNSLYILMPIKLLHDFGTLPIVAWAFFIGGVIMNFVQPAWVGGPPVSWANFWILLFMVVPATVFAYMMELLSIPLLPPVTISLLQAAEPISATLIAVFFMGVSFNWIGVIGIVLVIGTVFVEAIPYHKKPVIKPKNG